A single Chryseobacterium sp. DNA region contains:
- a CDS encoding DUF2235 domain-containing protein: protein MNKRMQDNNVISVGIFFDGTGNNGINAFSPDKPLKNNESYYGAFTNVYKLYNLFNGHEKIYVEGVGTVPGGEDNNFAMATCANPPYGSGYSSDDKIRKADIFVQEVTRDRNKEYHFYLYGFGRGGMLARTFCNQLLAYYSLSHIKIKFLGIFDTVESKPFNTYDLSLPQEIEHALHLCAINECRFFFPLTGFFEDSKTMQDRKFEYGNSVWKEIFVPGAHADVGGGYLEGPQSVYISTDFMNVNDLHDYVSDIRNAKSNAEGNRVWDALLADYQVETGEIYSQAYVCRDKVYNNLAKAYGRLMLEETNSTAAVFDADLAELYFEIDYYKHPFLVRFYDQLKEYTRDLSADKKPVYDDKKLSDYIHISANFGLYENSVLKRSESEINAELINNGLNVSSSTSVDQDSQTRLSVELHLPEDSFVADFLYGTNVSNNDIWVRSVIKTPTAIKLTR from the coding sequence ATGAATAAAAGAATGCAGGACAACAACGTAATTTCCGTTGGAATCTTCTTTGATGGTACTGGAAATAATGGAATAAATGCTTTTTCACCGGATAAACCACTGAAGAATAATGAAAGCTACTATGGTGCTTTTACAAATGTTTATAAACTATACAACCTGTTTAACGGGCATGAGAAAATATATGTCGAAGGAGTAGGAACTGTGCCAGGAGGTGAAGATAATAACTTTGCGATGGCAACATGTGCCAACCCACCGTATGGAAGCGGATACTCGTCTGATGATAAAATCCGGAAAGCTGATATTTTTGTACAGGAGGTTACCAGAGACAGGAATAAAGAATATCATTTTTATCTGTATGGATTTGGAAGGGGAGGAATGCTGGCCAGAACTTTTTGCAACCAGCTGCTGGCTTATTATTCTTTATCCCATATTAAAATCAAATTCCTGGGAATTTTTGATACTGTAGAATCTAAGCCTTTTAATACATATGACTTAAGTCTGCCACAGGAAATAGAACACGCCCTTCATCTTTGTGCCATCAATGAATGCAGGTTCTTTTTTCCGCTTACCGGTTTTTTTGAAGATTCAAAGACGATGCAGGACAGAAAATTTGAATACGGGAACTCTGTATGGAAGGAAATTTTTGTCCCCGGTGCTCATGCTGATGTAGGCGGCGGATACCTGGAAGGGCCGCAGTCTGTTTATATCTCTACAGATTTTATGAATGTGAATGATCTGCACGATTATGTATCAGATATTAGGAATGCAAAAAGCAATGCTGAAGGAAACCGGGTCTGGGATGCTTTGCTTGCTGATTATCAGGTTGAGACTGGTGAAATTTATTCTCAGGCTTATGTATGCAGGGATAAAGTGTATAATAATCTTGCAAAAGCGTACGGCAGGCTGATGCTGGAAGAAACCAATAGTACTGCTGCGGTTTTTGATGCAGATCTTGCTGAATTATATTTCGAAATAGACTATTATAAACATCCTTTTCTTGTTCGCTTTTATGATCAGCTTAAAGAATATACCCGGGATCTTTCAGCAGATAAGAAACCGGTGTATGATGATAAAAAGCTTAGCGATTATATTCATATATCAGCCAATTTTGGATTGTATGAAAATTCTGTACTGAAGAGATCAGAGTCCGAAATTAATGCTGAGCTGATTAATAACGGGTTGAATGTATCCAGCAGCACATCTGTTGATCAGGACAGCCAGACGAGGCTTTCCGTGGAGCTTCATCTCCCTGAGGATAGTTTTGTAGCAGATTTTCTGTACGGTACCAATGTTTCTAATAATGATATCTGGGTCCGCTCTGTCATCAAGACCCCGACCGCGATAAAACTAACGAGATAA
- a CDS encoding trigger factor, with protein MKVTAQNHDDVSALLTVTLEKSDYKEKVEKQLINYAKNAQVPGFRKGKVPLSMVKKQYEAGIAFEEINRQVSDALNNYVNENKLRLVGQPVPQPVNELNYNADQIEVAFEVGYEPEFTIDLAKYEAPHYKVEASEKEINKSIENMQKRFAEQVPQDKITKDSYIALEVSQVVEEYAEGEHHHHPKNVTITADNKEAFKLVKALKMDESVKVSKETLAGDEELAKELGFSKEEVEHLHHDELEVKVKDFYSLNLAELNEELFNKVYGEGTIKSEEELKEKVKTELDEYFQQNADVHFVNKVLEQVTEKEEVKLPESFLVKWLLFSNQNIQSEEQAKEILEAEKNQLRYQIIEGKLMNDNEIQLDYADVLAQAEQLVKNQLAIYGIHHLGDEEIQKYAVEMLKDQEQVKQISSEVAMAKLKDVILEKASKKETKISHDEFLEELKK; from the coding sequence ATGAAGGTTACCGCACAAAACCATGATGACGTAAGTGCATTGCTTACAGTAACATTGGAAAAATCTGACTACAAAGAAAAAGTAGAGAAGCAGTTGATTAATTATGCTAAAAATGCGCAAGTTCCTGGATTCAGAAAAGGGAAAGTGCCTTTGAGTATGGTTAAAAAACAATATGAAGCAGGTATTGCATTTGAAGAAATCAACAGACAGGTTTCTGATGCTTTGAACAACTATGTTAATGAAAATAAATTAAGATTAGTTGGTCAGCCAGTTCCTCAGCCAGTAAATGAATTGAATTACAACGCTGATCAGATCGAGGTTGCTTTTGAAGTAGGATATGAGCCTGAATTCACGATAGATTTAGCTAAATATGAAGCTCCTCACTACAAAGTAGAAGCTTCTGAAAAAGAAATCAACAAGAGCATTGAAAACATGCAGAAGCGTTTCGCTGAGCAGGTTCCTCAAGATAAAATCACTAAAGATTCTTATATCGCTTTAGAAGTTTCTCAGGTTGTAGAAGAATATGCAGAAGGAGAGCACCACCACCACCCAAAGAACGTTACTATTACAGCTGACAACAAAGAAGCTTTCAAATTAGTAAAAGCTTTGAAAATGGATGAGTCTGTAAAAGTTTCTAAAGAAACGCTTGCCGGCGATGAAGAATTAGCTAAAGAATTAGGATTCAGCAAAGAAGAAGTAGAGCACCTGCACCATGATGAATTAGAAGTAAAAGTAAAAGACTTCTATTCATTAAACTTAGCTGAGCTTAACGAGGAGTTATTCAACAAAGTATACGGAGAAGGAACAATCAAGTCTGAAGAAGAGCTTAAAGAAAAAGTAAAAACTGAATTAGACGAGTATTTCCAACAGAATGCTGATGTTCACTTTGTGAATAAAGTATTAGAACAGGTAACTGAAAAAGAAGAAGTAAAACTTCCTGAATCATTCCTTGTGAAGTGGTTATTGTTCTCTAACCAGAATATCCAGTCTGAAGAGCAAGCTAAAGAAATCCTTGAAGCTGAAAAAAATCAGTTGAGATACCAGATCATCGAAGGTAAACTGATGAATGATAACGAAATCCAGTTGGATTATGCTGATGTATTGGCACAAGCTGAGCAGTTGGTAAAAAATCAGCTGGCAATCTACGGAATCCACCACTTAGGGGATGAGGAGATCCAAAAATATGCTGTTGAAATGTTAAAAGATCAGGAGCAGGTAAAACAGATCTCTTCTGAAGTAGCTATGGCTAAATTGAAAGATGTAATTCTTGAAAAAGCAAGCAAAAAAGAAACTAAAATTTCTCACGACGAATTTTTAGAAGAGCTTAAAAAATAA
- a CDS encoding DUF5715 family protein yields the protein MRKFLCVVFVPFMYSLHYSQAAKKVFPCYDLTTVLKVEPTALYKPHIDASKSFGIKLLKDAKAVQKYINNGKFHKIKKTGKGYQVQKLDYSRAYMVSKAKTTLEKIGSRFNKETKGGTFTVSSITRTLEDQCRLRRVNANASLGISSHNYGNSFDISYIRFNHVLKYNPKMEIALEKVLKYYANAGRIYYIKEKQQSCYHITVRNY from the coding sequence ATGAGAAAGTTTCTTTGTGTGGTCTTTGTACCTTTTATGTATAGCTTACATTATTCGCAGGCAGCCAAAAAAGTTTTTCCCTGCTATGATCTTACGACGGTTTTAAAAGTGGAGCCTACAGCCCTTTATAAACCTCATATCGATGCATCGAAAAGTTTTGGAATAAAGCTGCTGAAAGATGCTAAAGCTGTACAGAAATACATTAACAATGGAAAATTTCATAAGATAAAAAAAACAGGAAAGGGCTATCAGGTTCAGAAACTTGATTACAGCAGGGCTTATATGGTGTCTAAAGCAAAAACTACGCTGGAAAAGATAGGCTCTAGATTCAATAAAGAAACCAAAGGGGGAACATTTACAGTCTCTTCCATCACCAGAACACTTGAAGATCAGTGCAGGTTAAGAAGGGTAAATGCTAATGCTTCTCTGGGGATAAGTTCGCATAACTACGGAAATTCTTTTGATATTTCATACATCAGATTCAATCATGTTCTTAAATATAATCCGAAAATGGAAATTGCTCTGGAAAAAGTTTTAAAATATTATGCAAATGCCGGTAGAATTTACTATATAAAAGAAAAACAGCAGAGTTGTTACCATATTACGGTAAGGAATTATTAA
- the aqpZ gene encoding aquaporin Z gives MKKLFAEFFGTFWLVFGGCGSAVFAAGVPDIGIGLLGVALAFGLTVLTMAYAVGHISGGHFNPAVSFGLLAGGRFPAKDLIPYIVAQCLGAVVAAACLYTILNGAGVVDFSKPGAFATNFYGEAVYNGKAFSMGAAFLAEFLLTAFFLIVIMGATDKWANGKFAGIAIGLALTLIHLISIPITNTSVNPARSLSQAVFTGGIAMSQLWLFWAAPILGGIAGGLIYKFLLQRDTAEVTD, from the coding sequence ATAAAAAAACTTTTTGCTGAATTTTTCGGCACATTTTGGCTTGTTTTCGGTGGTTGTGGAAGTGCAGTTTTCGCAGCCGGAGTTCCCGACATTGGCATCGGCCTTCTGGGAGTTGCTTTAGCCTTTGGACTTACTGTTCTTACGATGGCTTACGCAGTAGGTCATATTTCGGGAGGACACTTCAATCCTGCAGTTTCTTTCGGGCTTTTAGCAGGAGGAAGATTTCCTGCAAAAGATCTGATCCCTTATATTGTAGCGCAGTGTCTGGGAGCAGTTGTTGCAGCAGCATGTCTATACACCATCCTTAATGGTGCCGGCGTGGTAGACTTTTCAAAACCGGGTGCTTTTGCCACCAACTTCTATGGAGAAGCAGTTTATAACGGCAAGGCATTCAGCATGGGTGCCGCATTTCTTGCCGAGTTTCTATTAACTGCCTTTTTCCTTATTGTAATCATGGGAGCTACAGACAAATGGGCTAACGGTAAATTTGCCGGTATTGCTATTGGTCTTGCCCTTACCCTGATCCACCTGATCTCCATTCCTATTACCAATACTTCCGTAAACCCTGCGAGATCTCTTTCTCAGGCCGTTTTCACCGGCGGAATTGCCATGTCTCAGCTTTGGCTGTTCTGGGCAGCTCCTATTCTGGGAGGAATTGCAGGAGGGCTGATCTACAAATTTCTACTTCAGAGAGATACTGCAGAAGTAACAGATTAA
- a CDS encoding TonB-dependent receptor, translated as MKLIYCLLLIFCGSVFTSAQKTYTVQGTVQDFHDRTMLENAVIKIGNFTAKTDKKGRFSFAKIPAGKYTLIASHPDCNDYTENIGIDQDVQLVLTLEHHIKDIETVTIHGNHKNNGSLVVKTLSKYDIEKNSTDNLGNLLSKISGVTALKTGNNISKPVIHGLYGSRISIMNNGVRLAEQEWGVEHAPNVDINNFQHIDVIKGASALKYGSDAIGGVVVMEPEIFPKKDTIKGSVGLSGISNGRGLGLDVDVAKVWKNGWAVKSGGSIKKLGDQSAPDYNLKNTGMDFSSFNFTVQNNTYERGISFDYYLTNQNIGILRDSHVATSEDYDRAMNANPPIYSGKFSYDIDNPRQVIEHHIAKVSAFKRFENIGKLSATYSYQYNHRQEYDIRRGELNDTPSLDLELMTHQFNINDLLEREKWSLETGIDAGFQNNYSDPATKARRLIPNYDKYSAGAYSVFKYKISHEFNFEAGLRYDFTRYDVTKWYDKSDWDKLYADTYPQFYVKTDQNRVLTRPQLNYNNVSFNAGLEYRPNANFDLKFNYAKVGRSPNVAELFSDGLHHSAGVIETGDMGLKNEQGHQFNLNIDSKFSVLQGLNVSVNPYFFITKNFINEVPVGIKGTIRGVFPEWVYEQIDAKMYGVDLDINWKLTDDLAYVGKGSYVYGQDDTHNEPLILMMPPNFSNALQFKKEKWNNFYLTLENQTFLKQARFPIRNAPLELYVNGELVDKMIDFSTPPNGYSLWNIQTGINISKNLSAGLIVNNLFNTSYREYLNRLRFFADEAGRNFILNFRYRF; from the coding sequence ATGAAATTGATATATTGCCTATTGCTGATCTTTTGTGGATCAGTATTTACAAGCGCACAAAAAACGTATACTGTACAGGGAACTGTTCAGGATTTTCACGATAGGACGATGCTGGAAAATGCTGTGATTAAAATCGGAAACTTTACAGCCAAAACAGATAAGAAAGGACGATTTTCTTTTGCTAAAATCCCTGCAGGGAAGTATACACTCATTGCCAGCCATCCTGATTGTAATGATTATACTGAAAATATAGGAATTGATCAGGATGTTCAGTTGGTCCTTACCCTGGAACATCATATCAAAGATATTGAAACCGTTACCATACATGGAAACCACAAAAATAACGGTTCGCTGGTTGTCAAAACGCTTAGTAAATATGATATAGAGAAAAATTCTACAGACAATCTGGGGAATTTATTATCTAAAATTTCAGGAGTGACCGCATTGAAAACCGGAAATAATATTTCAAAACCCGTAATCCATGGGCTTTATGGGAGCAGGATCAGCATTATGAACAATGGTGTGCGTCTTGCAGAGCAGGAATGGGGCGTAGAACACGCTCCGAATGTTGATATCAATAATTTTCAGCATATCGATGTGATTAAAGGAGCATCTGCTTTGAAGTATGGAAGCGATGCCATAGGAGGAGTCGTGGTCATGGAACCTGAAATTTTCCCTAAAAAAGATACGATTAAAGGCTCGGTAGGGCTTTCCGGAATTTCTAACGGAAGAGGTCTCGGCTTGGACGTAGATGTTGCCAAAGTCTGGAAAAACGGATGGGCTGTAAAATCTGGCGGAAGTATCAAAAAGCTGGGCGATCAGAGCGCTCCCGACTATAATCTGAAAAATACGGGAATGGATTTTTCTTCCTTCAATTTTACAGTCCAGAATAATACCTATGAAAGAGGAATTTCCTTTGATTATTATCTGACCAATCAGAACATAGGGATTTTAAGAGACTCCCATGTGGCCACATCGGAAGATTACGACAGGGCAATGAATGCAAATCCCCCTATTTATTCAGGTAAATTCAGTTATGATATTGATAACCCAAGACAGGTTATTGAGCATCATATTGCAAAAGTTTCAGCTTTCAAAAGGTTTGAAAATATCGGGAAACTATCTGCAACATATAGCTACCAGTACAACCACAGACAGGAATATGATATCAGAAGAGGAGAGTTAAATGATACACCCTCTCTGGATCTGGAACTGATGACCCATCAGTTTAATATTAATGATTTGTTAGAAAGGGAAAAATGGTCTTTGGAAACGGGAATTGATGCCGGTTTTCAGAACAACTATTCAGATCCTGCAACAAAAGCAAGACGTCTGATCCCGAATTACGACAAGTATTCTGCGGGGGCTTATTCGGTGTTCAAATATAAAATCTCTCATGAATTTAATTTTGAAGCAGGATTGAGATATGATTTTACCCGTTACGATGTTACCAAATGGTATGACAAAAGTGACTGGGACAAATTATATGCGGACACGTATCCGCAGTTTTATGTGAAGACTGATCAGAACAGGGTTTTGACCCGTCCGCAGCTTAATTATAATAATGTTTCCTTCAATGCAGGCTTGGAATACCGTCCCAATGCTAATTTTGATTTGAAATTTAATTATGCTAAAGTGGGAAGATCTCCGAATGTTGCTGAACTGTTTTCAGATGGATTACATCATTCTGCAGGAGTGATCGAAACCGGAGACATGGGATTGAAAAATGAACAGGGACATCAGTTTAATTTAAATATCGACTCAAAGTTCAGTGTTCTGCAGGGACTGAACGTTTCTGTAAATCCCTATTTTTTCATCACTAAAAATTTCATTAATGAAGTTCCTGTAGGGATCAAGGGTACCATCAGAGGTGTATTTCCGGAGTGGGTATATGAACAGATTGATGCGAAAATGTACGGAGTAGACCTGGATATCAATTGGAAGCTTACGGATGATCTGGCGTATGTTGGGAAAGGAAGCTATGTATACGGGCAGGATGATACCCACAATGAACCGTTGATTTTAATGATGCCGCCGAATTTTTCCAATGCATTGCAATTCAAAAAAGAGAAATGGAATAACTTCTATCTGACTCTTGAAAATCAAACCTTTTTAAAACAAGCCAGATTCCCGATTCGAAATGCCCCGTTGGAGCTTTATGTAAATGGCGAATTGGTGGATAAAATGATCGATTTCAGTACTCCGCCCAACGGATATTCACTTTGGAATATCCAAACCGGAATCAATATCAGCAAAAATCTTTCGGCAGGACTTATCGTGAACAATCTTTTCAATACCTCCTACAGAGAGTATCTGAACCGTTTGAGATTCTTTGCAGATGAGGCAGGAAGAAACTTTATTTTAAACTTTAGATACAGATTCTAA
- a CDS encoding ATP-binding protein has protein sequence MQHQKKLVLENIKAQEEERKRIAVMIHDDIGNRLNILSLWLNNLDTQGDEVIKKNIYSQMSSLIDAARSISHSLYPVNLESVGMVLYVEELIANLSHKINISMQVMPGYEKKDLFVEVQLYRIIQEFTTNVIKHSTASDLWIYIKDYRGSMAVVISDNGQGFEYDQVKKGMGIKNIESRIQSMNATHKWKHTFLHKGSRLIIKIPKNNEFPNQNSPDR, from the coding sequence GTGCAGCATCAGAAGAAGCTGGTGCTGGAAAATATTAAGGCACAGGAAGAAGAAAGGAAAAGAATTGCCGTTATGATTCATGATGATATCGGAAACAGGCTCAATATTCTCTCTTTATGGCTCAATAACCTGGATACTCAGGGAGATGAGGTGATCAAAAAGAATATCTACAGCCAAATGTCTTCCCTGATTGATGCCGCCAGAAGTATTTCACATTCATTATATCCTGTCAACCTGGAATCCGTAGGAATGGTCTTGTATGTAGAAGAACTGATAGCAAACCTTTCCCATAAAATCAATATTTCCATGCAGGTGATGCCGGGATACGAAAAGAAAGATCTTTTTGTAGAAGTTCAGCTGTACAGGATTATCCAGGAGTTTACGACGAATGTGATCAAGCATTCTACCGCTTCTGATCTGTGGATCTATATTAAAGACTATCGCGGGAGCATGGCTGTTGTCATTTCAGATAACGGACAGGGTTTTGAGTATGATCAGGTGAAAAAAGGAATGGGAATCAAAAATATTGAATCCCGGATCCAGTCAATGAATGCTACCCATAAATGGAAACATACTTTTTTACATAAAGGAAGTCGATTAATCATTAAAATTCCAAAAAATAATGAGTTCCCAAATCAAAATAGCCCTGATAGATGA
- a CDS encoding ABC-F family ATP-binding cassette domain-containing protein: MLSVQGLGLHHSGNYLFQNVNFTIKKDDKVGLVGKNGAGKSTLLKMLSGEINFYEGDVITEGSVTIGFLKQDLDFVKGRTVWNETMQAFEQINAWKNELEEVNHQMATRTDYESDSYTDLINKMTELNDLLMNHDAYNLEGDMEKVLFGLGFKADDFQKITDEFSGGWRMRIELAKLLLQKNDIMLLDEPTNHLDMESIIWLENFLKDYPGAIVLVSHDKQFMTAVCNRTFDINNKKVDDYKANYTKYLIMREDRREKLIQAKKNQDAEIKQMEDNINKFRASATKASFAQSLIKKLDKIERIEVDNEDVSKFNIRFVQSMVPGKIIFEADHLGKAYGKKQIFDDVDFIVQRGDRIALLGQNGQGKTTLAKILAGDIKDYSGSWNLGHNVNIGYFAQNQEEVLTPNKTVLEEAEDAATEETRPRVRDLLGSFLFQGDAVSKKTKVLSGGERNRLALCKLLLRPFNTLIMDEPTNHLDIQSKEIIKLALQNFEGTLIVISHDREFLQGLCDKIYEFRDGKMKEFLGDINEYLEYRQKETIREISAEKAKLHHEEVKVETKKAEEKPAVGSSPSSNAISKEQKNIQNKIKKVEERISELETKVEEMEASFAKENPSDETLETYNKTKEDLDSALQEWEYLGTQLD; the protein is encoded by the coding sequence ATGCTTTCTGTTCAAGGTTTAGGATTACATCATTCGGGAAACTATCTGTTTCAAAATGTAAATTTCACTATTAAAAAAGATGATAAAGTAGGTCTGGTAGGGAAAAATGGAGCGGGGAAATCCACTTTATTGAAAATGTTATCCGGAGAGATTAATTTCTACGAAGGAGATGTAATAACTGAGGGAAGCGTTACCATCGGCTTCCTGAAACAGGATCTTGATTTTGTAAAAGGAAGAACTGTCTGGAACGAGACCATGCAGGCTTTTGAACAAATTAATGCCTGGAAAAATGAGCTCGAAGAGGTCAATCACCAAATGGCAACAAGAACCGACTATGAAAGTGATTCTTATACGGATTTGATCAATAAAATGACCGAGCTGAATGATCTTTTAATGAACCATGATGCCTACAATCTGGAAGGGGATATGGAAAAAGTATTGTTTGGTTTAGGATTTAAAGCAGATGATTTCCAAAAGATTACCGATGAATTTTCAGGAGGGTGGAGAATGAGAATCGAATTGGCAAAGCTGCTTCTGCAAAAGAATGATATTATGCTTCTCGATGAGCCTACTAACCACCTGGATATGGAATCTATCATCTGGCTGGAAAATTTCTTAAAGGATTATCCCGGAGCGATTGTTTTGGTAAGTCACGATAAGCAGTTCATGACAGCCGTTTGTAACAGAACTTTTGATATCAACAACAAAAAAGTTGACGATTACAAAGCCAACTACACAAAATATCTTATCATGCGGGAAGATCGCCGTGAAAAACTGATTCAGGCTAAAAAGAATCAGGATGCGGAGATCAAGCAGATGGAAGATAATATCAATAAGTTCCGTGCCAGTGCTACCAAGGCATCTTTTGCCCAGTCACTGATCAAAAAATTAGATAAAATTGAACGTATTGAAGTGGATAATGAAGACGTTTCCAAGTTCAATATCCGTTTCGTACAATCTATGGTTCCCGGAAAAATAATTTTTGAAGCGGATCATTTAGGAAAAGCTTACGGGAAAAAACAAATTTTTGATGATGTAGATTTCATCGTTCAAAGAGGAGACAGAATTGCGCTTTTAGGACAAAACGGACAGGGAAAAACCACTTTAGCTAAAATTTTGGCGGGTGATATCAAAGATTATTCAGGTTCTTGGAATCTTGGTCATAATGTAAACATCGGATATTTTGCTCAGAATCAGGAAGAGGTCTTAACGCCTAATAAAACCGTTTTGGAAGAAGCTGAAGATGCTGCTACGGAAGAAACCAGGCCCAGGGTAAGAGATTTATTAGGATCTTTCCTGTTTCAGGGTGATGCTGTATCTAAAAAAACAAAAGTGCTTTCCGGGGGGGAAAGAAACCGTCTGGCGCTTTGTAAGCTTCTTTTACGTCCATTCAATACCCTGATCATGGACGAACCTACCAACCACCTGGATATCCAGTCCAAGGAGATTATTAAACTGGCTTTACAGAATTTTGAAGGGACCCTAATTGTCATCTCTCACGACAGAGAATTCCTTCAGGGACTTTGTGACAAGATCTACGAATTCCGTGATGGGAAAATGAAAGAATTCCTTGGTGATATCAATGAATATCTGGAATATAGACAAAAGGAGACGATCAGAGAGATTTCTGCGGAAAAAGCCAAGCTTCACCATGAAGAAGTAAAGGTAGAAACTAAGAAGGCGGAAGAAAAACCTGCCGTTGGCAGCAGCCCGTCCTCTAATGCTATAAGTAAAGAACAAAAAAATATTCAGAATAAAATCAAAAAAGTAGAAGAGCGAATTTCCGAACTGGAAACAAAAGTTGAAGAAATGGAAGCTTCTTTTGCGAAGGAAAACCCTTCTGATGAAACTTTAGAGACGTACAATAAAACTAAAGAAGATCTGGATTCTGCCTTGCAGGAATGGGAATATCTGGGAACTCAACTTGATTAA
- a CDS encoding acyl transferase — protein sequence MENIFNIQTEQDFLEASLKTFRYQYENVEIYRKFVDFLKINPDEVNSLPKIPFLPIEMFKNHQILDKNVTADLYFQSSGTTQMNLSKHFIADQNLYKESIYKSFEQFIGKPEDFIFLGLLPSYLERQNSSLIYMVDYLMKKSERPENGYFLYNHSELFELLNQLKDQKVILFGVSFALLDFLDYCHSERSKESLNFHENLIVIETGGMKGRKEEMTKDELLKMLQDGFKTDKIYSEYSMTELLSQAYSLGNNEYECPNWMRIMIRNAEDPLTYEKEGRTGAINIIDLANTHSCAFIATQDLGKITGDAFQVLGRIDHSDIRGCSLLVS from the coding sequence TTGGAAAATATATTCAACATACAGACAGAACAGGATTTCCTGGAGGCATCATTGAAAACTTTTCGTTATCAGTATGAAAATGTTGAAATATATAGGAAATTCGTTGATTTTTTGAAGATCAATCCGGATGAGGTAAACAGTTTGCCAAAGATTCCATTTCTGCCCATAGAAATGTTCAAAAATCATCAGATTTTAGATAAAAATGTGACTGCAGACCTTTATTTTCAAAGCTCAGGAACTACACAGATGAATTTGTCAAAGCATTTCATTGCAGATCAGAACCTCTATAAAGAAAGTATTTATAAAAGTTTTGAACAGTTTATAGGGAAACCGGAAGATTTTATTTTTCTGGGACTGTTGCCAAGTTATCTTGAAAGACAGAATTCATCTCTGATCTATATGGTGGATTATCTGATGAAAAAATCGGAAAGACCGGAAAACGGATATTTCCTGTATAACCATTCAGAGCTTTTTGAGCTTCTGAATCAATTGAAGGACCAAAAAGTCATTCTTTTCGGAGTTTCTTTTGCCCTGTTGGATTTTTTAGACTATTGTCATTCAGAGCGTAGCAAAGAATCTCTAAATTTTCATGAAAATTTAATAGTTATCGAAACCGGAGGAATGAAAGGCCGGAAAGAAGAAATGACGAAGGATGAGCTTTTAAAGATGCTGCAGGACGGTTTTAAGACCGATAAGATCTATTCAGAATATTCAATGACGGAATTGCTTTCACAGGCTTATTCCCTTGGTAACAATGAATATGAATGCCCGAATTGGATGAGGATCATGATCAGGAATGCAGAAGATCCGCTTACTTATGAAAAAGAGGGAAGAACAGGTGCTATTAACATTATTGATCTGGCTAACACACATTCCTGTGCTTTTATTGCGACTCAGGATCTGGGAAAAATAACAGGTGATGCATTTCAGGTACTGGGAAGAATAGATCACTCAGACATAAGAGGTTGCAGCTTGTTGGTGAGTTAA
- a CDS encoding response regulator transcription factor: MSSQIKIALIDDEQLILEGVKMLLSNEKNISVSLTSDNGPDFIEQLEKLSEQEFPDIALVDVQMKPMNGFELVEILKEKYPDLKIIILSSHYKTSILGYMVKLGVSAFLPKNSNKKIFIEAITMVYKNGVFFTAEDHQMLFTYMNSSAKKNSLFETEDELSEREKDVVKLICQEFTNNEIGEKLFISPRTVESHRQRILEKIGAKNTVGIVIYAIVNNIYSLEKL; the protein is encoded by the coding sequence ATGAGTTCCCAAATCAAAATAGCCCTGATAGATGACGAACAGCTGATCCTGGAAGGAGTAAAAATGCTGCTGTCAAACGAAAAGAATATATCGGTATCCCTTACTTCCGATAATGGTCCCGATTTTATAGAACAGCTGGAAAAACTTTCAGAACAGGAATTTCCTGATATTGCTCTTGTAGATGTCCAGATGAAGCCCATGAATGGTTTTGAACTGGTAGAAATTCTTAAAGAAAAATATCCGGATCTTAAAATTATTATCCTTTCCTCACACTATAAAACCTCTATTTTAGGATATATGGTAAAGCTGGGCGTTTCTGCCTTCCTCCCCAAAAATTCCAATAAAAAAATATTTATTGAAGCAATAACAATGGTGTATAAAAACGGGGTGTTCTTTACTGCCGAGGATCATCAGATGTTATTTACCTATATGAACAGTTCTGCAAAGAAAAACTCCCTCTTTGAAACGGAAGATGAATTGTCCGAACGAGAGAAAGATGTTGTAAAACTGATTTGCCAGGAATTTACCAATAATGAAATAGGAGAAAAACTTTTTATCAGTCCAAGAACAGTAGAAAGCCACAGACAGCGTATCCTGGAAAAGATCGGGGCAAAAAATACAGTTGGAATCGTTATTTATGCCATCGTAAATAATATCTATTCCCTTGAAAAACTTTAG